The sequence ACACGCATATTCTGACCTTGCTGCTTATTACATCCGCCGTATTCGGAGCGTGGCTTCAGATGAGCATCAACGCGGATCTTGATTTCAGAACGGATTTGGCTGTTAAAACAGGACTGGGGCTGGTTTCCCTGTGCGGGATACTGCTTGCCGTCTTTGTAGTGAGAATGGCTTTTCTGACTGCTGAAGACAGGATCCTCTCCGCCGGCAAGCTTTTAACCGGAGATTACTCGTTTCTGTTCTGGGCTTCGGCGGCTCTGCTTTTTCTTGTTCCTTTTATTATGTTTATTATTTCACTGATAAAAAAGAAGCCTGCCATGCCGCTGCTTAGCGGGGTGTCCTTTGCCGCCGGCGTGTTTCTGCTCTGTGTGCTTATCAACCAGATGCCGGTTGTGAAAGACAGCATAAACAACAGGATTATATTTTAAACCCAAGGCATTGAAATGATTTTTACAAGAAGAAATTTTATAAAAACAGCCGTCATATCGCTGATGTCTCCGGCGGAGGTTTTTGCGGGGAGTGAGTCAAACCCTCCGCTGAGACCTCCCGGAGCATTGTCCGAAAATGAGTTTCTTTCAAGGTGCAACAGGTGCCAGAAATGCGTTCAGGCATGTCCGACAAAAGTTATTGTTCCGGCTTCCTTCAGTCATGGAATTATTGCCGCCAATACTCCGGTAGTGTCTTTCAGGCACGGATACTGCAATTCTTGTCTGAAATGCTCGGAAGTCTGCCCGACGGACGCCCTCCTGCCTGTTACAAAGGAAACTCTGGATATAGGCATTGCGGTGATAATCGAAAAAGACTGCGTGGCGTGGGACTGGACAGGCTGCACCGTGTGTGTGGATAACTGCCCGCTTAAGGCGATATATCTTGATGAGCACAAACGTCCGGTTGTTATTCCCGAGAAATGCAACGGCTGCGGGATTTGCGAGCTTAAATGCCCTTCCTCTTCACTGAGAGCATCCATTCAGGGGAAAGGGGTTATTGTAATGAAAAGACCGTCCGGCGTTCCGCCGAGAAATGCGGATTCCGCTGAAACGGAAAAAGGGCAAAAGTCTTGAAAAAAATAAAATATTCCAAAATAAGATACTATGTGCTGGCAGCGGGTATTATTGCTGTTGTCGCGGCGGATTCAGGCAATTTCGGGTTGGGTACGCTCTGCGGCATGTGCCCTGTAGGTTTTCTTGAAGTATGGGCAGCCTCAAAAAGCATCCCATCGGGCATGCTGCCGGCGGTGCTGGTTTTTATCGGGGCGGCGTATGTATTCGGGAGAATCTTCTGCTCTTGGCTTTGCCCCACTGCTTTTACAGTTAAAACCCTCGGCGCTTCCCAAAAAGCAGTATCGGGCAGAGCGGAGAACTTTCCCTATGTTATTCTGGCTGTGTCGCTTATTGCCTCATTTTTCGCAGGGTTTCCGGTATTTTGTCTCATTTGCCCGATCGGGCTTTTTTTCGGGTTTGTTTTTGCAGTGCTTAAGGTGACCCATGTTTTTGAACCCGGTATAACGCTTCTGATCTTCCCGCTGGTTATAGCTTTGGAGCTGATTTTTTTCAGAAAGTGGTGCTCCGCTGTTTGCCCTGTGTCAGCATTGATAACACTTGCATCAAAGATCCCCGGGCTGAAGCTGAGGCTGAGAGTGAACAGAGAAACCTGTCTGCTCAGTCAGGAAACGCTCTGCGGTCTCTGTTCAGCGGGCTGTAAGGAAAAAATCAGAATAACCGAAGGCGATAAACGCTTTTTTGAAAAATGCACAAGCTGCATGGAGTGCGCCGATAATTGTCCTACGGGTTCAATATCATTTACGGTGAACAAGAAAACGGCGGCAGAGAACCGCCGCCTCTGATATATTATTATGCTTCAAACCACGATGCTGTTCTTTTGCATATCCCGACCAGCATGAGCATCACCGGAACCTCGATAAGCACGCCGACAACAGTGGCAAGAGCGGCGCCGGAGGAAAGTCCGAACAGCATTACCGCTGTGGCTATGGCTACCTCAAAGTGGTTTGAGGCGCCGATCATCGCCGCAGGAGCCGCATCCTCATATTTGAGTCTGAGCATTTTAGCGCCTGCGTAGCCCAGAGCGAATATCAGCACAGTCTGGAGAAAAAGCGGAACAGAGATCCATAAAATAGTCAGCGGGTTGGCGAGTATCACCTCACCTTTGAAGCTGAACAGCAGCACAAGGGTGAGCAGCAGGGCGCCTATTGTTACCGGAGTGAGCAGATGGAGGAATTTTTCCCTGAACCATTCCTCTCCTTTTGCGCTGATTATAAGCTTTCTGGAGAAATATCCCGCAACCAGAGGCAGAGCCACATAAATGCCGACCGAAAGCAGAAGTGCCTGCCACGGAACGGGAAGCTTGCCCACACCGAGGAGAAACCCGCCGAGAACTCCGTAAAGCACGAGCATCGTAAGCGAGTTGATAGCAACCATCACAAGGGTCAGCCCGTCGTTCCCCCTTGAGAGGTAGCCCCATACAAGAACCATCGCCGTGCAGGGAGCTATGCCCAGAAGAATGCACCCCGCGAAGTAGCTGCGCCAGAGGGGTATTTCAAGCATCTTCACTCCGTCCGCAAGGACAACTGTGCCCGCTCCGTGCGCACTGCCCACGGGAAGATCAAGCCCGAAGGGCATTCTGACGAGATCGACCGCCTCGGCTCCTATGAAGCCCCTGAACAGAAAACCAAGAAAGAACAGGGCTATAACGTACATTGTGAACGGCTTTACGCACCAGTTTATAAAAAGGGTGAGGAATACCGGTTTTCCGCTTCTGCCCGCCTTAACTACCTTTTCAAAATCTATCTTCACCATAATCGGGTACATCATGAAGAAAAGGCACACGGCAATGGGTATCGACACAACGGGGCTGCCGTTCACGATGACCGACATGCCGTCCAGCGTTTTAGCCAAATCCGGCGCGATTTTCCCCAGAGCGATACCGCCGATTATGCAGAGCCCTACCCAGAGGGTGAGGTATTTTTCAAATATGCTTGTCATTCTGCGTTCATCTGCGCAGTTTACATTGCTCATCAAATCTCTCCCGAAAGTTATTTTACAGCTTTAACCACTGCGGATACCACATAGTCTTCAATGCTGCTGCCCGGAGACCACTCTGAGATAAACTCACGGCTTTCACCCTTAGGCTTTATGCTGATGCCGTGGAATCCGCTTCTGCGCATCATTTCCTCAAGATCTTTTATGTGAGACGCGCCCGCCATGCAGCCTGTGTACATTGCAAGGTTGTTTTTAACATCATCCGGCAATGCTGCTGTTGCCACTATGTCCGAAACGGCGATTCTGCCTCCCTTTTTCAGAACACGGAAGCATTCCCTGAAAACCTTTTCCTTATCAGGCGAAAGGTTTATTACGCAGTTGGATATTACTGCATCAACTGTGGAGTCGCCTGCGGGGAGGTTTTCTATTTCACCCAGACGAAAATCGACATTATTAAAGCCGCTCTCTTCGGCAGTTTTGCGTGCCTTGCTTACCATCTCCGGCGTCATGTCCACACCTATCACCCGCCCTTCGGCACCTACGGCTCTTGAGGCGAGAAAGCAGTCAATCCCGCCGCCGCTGCCCAAATCCAGAACGGTTTCGCCCTGTTTCAGCTCCGCTTCGGCTATGGGGTTGCCGCAGCCTAAGCCCAGATTGGCGCTTTCCGGGATGGATGCCAGCTCTTCCGCGGAATAGCCGAGGACAACAGAAATTGATTCTGCGTTTGCCGCTTTTCCGCTGCCGCAGCAGGATTCAGTCTCGCATCCGCACCCAGCGGGTTCAGCTACGGCGAATTTCCTGTAATTATTTCTCACTGCTGCTCTTATACCGTCTTTACCGCTTTGGTTCATGCTTAACCTCCGGATTTTTGACATTTATTTGTATTCTTCATGAGAATTTCTTATTTCTATATTTATAGAAATGAAAGTATGAAAATGCAAGTCAAAATTAAGTCAGATTTCGGAGGAGCCATGTCCAGAAAAAAAGTTCTTTTTGTATGCGTGCACAACAGCGCAAGGAGCCAGATGGCGGAAGCCCTGCTCAACAGCATTGCCCCTGACAGATTCATAGCGGAAAGCGCCGGGCTGACCCCGGGTACGCTGAACCCGTTTGCGGTGGAGGCGATGAAGGAGACGGGCATTGATATTTCAGAAAACACTGTGGACAGTGTTTTCGATTTTTTCAAAGAGGGCAAGGTGTTCAGCTATATCATCACTGTCTGCGACGCGGAAGCCGCTGAGAGATGCCCTCTCTTTCCCGGCGTTGAGGTAAGGAGAATCCATTGGACATTTCCCGATCCTTCCGCTGCCGGAGGCGGTCATGAGGAAAAGCTTCAGGCTGCAAGAGAAGCGAGGGATATGATCAGGGCGAAGCTTGAAGAGTGGCTTAAAACAGTGTAAATCTCTATTGCAGCCGGAGAATCCGTTCCGGCTGCATTCTTAATCTGCTAAATTATTCTTCCAATTCTTTTATTTTTATGGTTATCATAATGAAACTTCGGACACTTCATAGGGATGAAAAAAAACATATTCCGTCCTGACACAGGAGAAGAGTCAATGAAATCATCTGCAATTTTATTTTGCCTGTCAGTATTTTTGTTTTGGTCGACATCTGCCCGGGCTCAGGAAAAGGAAACCATCCATTTCGGCGTTGCCTCGGTTATTTCACCGGGCGAAAGCTACAGCCAGTACAGTGCCCTCAGTGAATATCTCGGGAAGAAGCTTAATATGAAGGTTGCGTTCTTTCAGAAGGACAGCTATGCCAAAATGAACTCAATGATACGGGAAGGAGAGGTGGATGTAGCCACTGTCTGTACCGGCGCTCTTCT is a genomic window of Geovibrio thiophilus containing:
- the arsB gene encoding ACR3 family arsenite efflux transporter yields the protein MSNVNCADERRMTSIFEKYLTLWVGLCIIGGIALGKIAPDLAKTLDGMSVIVNGSPVVSIPIAVCLFFMMYPIMVKIDFEKVVKAGRSGKPVFLTLFINWCVKPFTMYVIALFFLGFLFRGFIGAEAVDLVRMPFGLDLPVGSAHGAGTVVLADGVKMLEIPLWRSYFAGCILLGIAPCTAMVLVWGYLSRGNDGLTLVMVAINSLTMLVLYGVLGGFLLGVGKLPVPWQALLLSVGIYVALPLVAGYFSRKLIISAKGEEWFREKFLHLLTPVTIGALLLTLVLLFSFKGEVILANPLTILWISVPLFLQTVLIFALGYAGAKMLRLKYEDAAPAAMIGASNHFEVAIATAVMLFGLSSGAALATVVGVLIEVPVMLMLVGICKRTASWFEA
- a CDS encoding 4Fe-4S binding protein, translating into MKKIKYSKIRYYVLAAGIIAVVAADSGNFGLGTLCGMCPVGFLEVWAASKSIPSGMLPAVLVFIGAAYVFGRIFCSWLCPTAFTVKTLGASQKAVSGRAENFPYVILAVSLIASFFAGFPVFCLICPIGLFFGFVFAVLKVTHVFEPGITLLIFPLVIALELIFFRKWCSAVCPVSALITLASKIPGLKLRLRVNRETCLLSQETLCGLCSAGCKEKIRITEGDKRFFEKCTSCMECADNCPTGSISFTVNKKTAAENRRL
- a CDS encoding 4Fe-4S dicluster domain-containing protein, which codes for MIFTRRNFIKTAVISLMSPAEVFAGSESNPPLRPPGALSENEFLSRCNRCQKCVQACPTKVIVPASFSHGIIAANTPVVSFRHGYCNSCLKCSEVCPTDALLPVTKETLDIGIAVIIEKDCVAWDWTGCTVCVDNCPLKAIYLDEHKRPVVIPEKCNGCGICELKCPSSSLRASIQGKGVIVMKRPSGVPPRNADSAETEKGQKS
- the arsM gene encoding arsenite methyltransferase; this translates as MNQSGKDGIRAAVRNNYRKFAVAEPAGCGCETESCCGSGKAANAESISVVLGYSAEELASIPESANLGLGCGNPIAEAELKQGETVLDLGSGGGIDCFLASRAVGAEGRVIGVDMTPEMVSKARKTAEESGFNNVDFRLGEIENLPAGDSTVDAVISNCVINLSPDKEKVFRECFRVLKKGGRIAVSDIVATAALPDDVKNNLAMYTGCMAGASHIKDLEEMMRRSGFHGISIKPKGESREFISEWSPGSSIEDYVVSAVVKAVK
- a CDS encoding arsenate reductase ArsC gives rise to the protein MSRKKVLFVCVHNSARSQMAEALLNSIAPDRFIAESAGLTPGTLNPFAVEAMKETGIDISENTVDSVFDFFKEGKVFSYIITVCDAEAAERCPLFPGVEVRRIHWTFPDPSAAGGGHEEKLQAAREARDMIRAKLEEWLKTV